A genomic window from Bacteroidota bacterium includes:
- a CDS encoding flagellin: protein TNTEGARSRVFDADFAREQLRVAKLQILQQTATVALAQANANPQAVLSLFR from the coding sequence ACGAACACCGAGGGGGCGCGCAGCCGGGTCTTCGATGCGGACTTCGCCCGCGAGCAGCTGCGTGTGGCCAAGCTGCAGATCCTGCAGCAGACGGCCACGGTCGCCCTGGCGCAGGCCAACGCCAACCCACAGGCGGTGCTCTCGCTCTTCCGCTAA